GACCATGTGGTTCTGGCGGCTGCGTACTGCGGCCACTGTAAGCGGTGCCGCAACGGCCAGATGGCCTACTGCGAGAATTTGATGGCTGCGGACTTCGGTGGGCGCCGTGCCGACGGTGCGACGTCCCTGAGCAAGGACGACGAGGTTATTTCATCCCACTTCTTTGGCCAGTCGTCCTTTGCCACGTATGCAAACGTCGTCGAAGAGTCTGTCGTCCGCGTGGACAAGGACATCCCCCTGGAGCATCTCGGCCCGCTGGGATGTGGAATCAACACCGGTGCAGGCACCGTCCTCAATGAACTCAAGCCGGAAAGCGGATCCTCGCTCGTTGTCTTCGGCACAGGCGCAGTAGGTTGCGCTGCAGTGATGGCAGCGCAGGTGGCGGACTGCGGTGTCATTGTCGCCGTCGACATCCACGACTCTCGTTTGGAACTCGCCCGGGAACTTGGTGCAACACACGTCATCAACTCGAAGACCGAGGACGTGGCAGAACGGTTGCGTGAAATCACTGCAGGAGCCGGCGTGGACTACGTTGTGGATACCACTGGAATTCCGGCACTGCTCCGGCAGGCAGCCGACGCCCTGGGGGTCCGCGGAACGGTCGCGCTCGTCGGCGCGGCGAAGCCTGGTACTGAAGTCGCCTTCGAAGTAGGCGCTTCGCTGGTGAAAGGCTGGACCTTCAAGACCGTGGTTCAGGGTAGTTCTGTGCCCCAGGTGTTCATTCCGCGGCTTATCCAGTTGTGGAGGGCAGGACGCTTTCCATTCGAGAAGCTCGTTGGCGACTACAGCCTCGAGGACATCAACCAGGGCTTCGAGGACTCCAAGAGCGGCAAGACGATCAAGCCGGTCATTATCTTCTGACCCGGATTGTGCCAAGTGGGTGGCGACGCCAACGACTTCGTCGTCACCCACTTCCGTTTGGTGCCAAAGCTAGTCCTCCTGGGCGTGCCCCAATCCCCATTGGTGGCGAATTGTGGACACCAACATCTCAAAGTCTTCGGCCATGTCCGGGTAGTCCGGGTCAGACAACCACTGAATCTGGAGCCCATCCATTGCAGCTATGAGGCTGCGGGCAATCGAATCGACGGGGGCGTCCCCGCCCAGGGTCCCGTCCTCCATGGCTTCGACAAGCGCCTGCCGGATTCGCTGGGCCGAGCTTTGATGGTGGCTGCGCAGCCAGGCATTCGCTGGGTGATTGGGGTCCACGGCCTCGGCCGCGACGGTGGTAAACAGCCGGACAATTCCTTCCTGCTGCTGATTGAGCCGTACGAGTTCGACGAGGGACTCCAGATAGGCCCATCCCCGCGGGCGGGCTTTCCCAGGTTGTGCAATTCGGGCCTGGTCCACATCATCGCGACGTTCCATGGTGGCCTGCAAAAGGAGATCCTTGGTAGGGAAGTAGTGCACCAAGCCGGAGAGACTCATTCCGCAGCCCCGGGCAATGGCGCTCATTGTTAGCCCCCTGTAGCCCTCTACGGAGAACAGCTGGGTGGCCGCCGTGAGAATCTCCTCACGTCGAATGGTGCCATCAGCTCCCTTCGGACGGCCGCTCGGGCGGCGTGACGGACGAGCAGCGGTGGCAGACTGCATGATCTCTCCTGGATGTGCCGCAACGGCGACGGTCCGCTACTGCAGCGGACCGTCACCGTCTTTGGAATGGACTGGGGTTGCCGCGCGCGAGGCGCCGGAAAAGCTTTCAAAGAACATCCCGTACGCGTGCGACCCATATCAGCCTACGGCCGGGAGGATGCCAAGGCGTACAGGGCGGTGCTACCTAACTCCCTTGATGGGCAGGATGACGAGTGCTCCAGCGAGCGCCGCAGCTGCAGCAGCACCCAGCAGTAGGCCGTAGTTGGGCGTTGCCGCTGCCCCGACGGTCAGGAGCCAGGCGCCTGCAAAGGGCGCCAGGGACTGCGGCGCTGCATTGGCCATGTTGAAGACGCCCAAATCCTTGGCGGTGCTGTTGGCGTTAGGGAGGACTTCCAGCACCAATGCCATATCCACGCTTGCGTAAATGCCGAAGGCCACACCCAGCAATGCCTCGACCAGGTAGAACTGTTCAACACTTTCTACGTGGACGAGAACATATGTGCCGACGGCGAAAAGAGCGGTAGCCAGGGCGACCGGGAGCTTCCGGTGGCCCGTGCGGTCGGACAACCATCCGGCCAGGTAGCTCGCCGGCACGAGTGCCACCGTGTACACGAGCACTCCCATGAACACCGCGCCGGCTGCCTGTGCCGTCTCAAGGTGCAGCCGGTCCACGATGAAGGGAAGGCGGAACGAGGTAAACATGAAGCTGGACAGGAAGATCAGGAACCTTGACCACCAGGCAAACCCGTAGTCGCGGTGCTTTATGGGGTTGACCCAAAAGGACTGGACAAGCTCCTTCACGGTGAACTTGGTAAGCCGTGTCTCTAGCACGGGATCTGGCAGGACGAGTGCATAGATCACCATGCCGACGACGCCGACGGCAGCAGGGGCCATGAAAAGCAGCAGCATGTCAGTTGCAAACAAGGATGCAAACCACGTGGCCGCCAGGATGCCGACGTTCTGCATCACGCCGATGGTGGCCGAAACACTGGCGTACTGCTTTTCGGGCAGCTGATCTGCCAGGGTGGCGACAAAGGGGCTGATGGCTGCGTTGGCTCCGAGTTGTGCCACGAACCAGCCAATCATGAGGACTTCGGGGCTGGTGGCCTGGCTGATGACGAGCAGTGCTGCGGCCATGACCAGGGTGCCGCCGATCAACCATGGCCGTCGGCGCCCGAATCGGGAGGTAGTTCTGTCAGAAAGCCGCCCGAAAACCGCGTTGCCGATTACGGCCGCCAGGGCACCAATACCCAGGACGGAACCGACGATGCTTGTCCGCGACGTGGGATCTTCAGTAAGTGTTGAAACTTTAAGAGCCATCGAGACCATGACGGGTCCCAGGAGGGCAATGAACAGGGTCAGTTGGGCAAGGGCTAGGGCTGCAATGAACAGTGGACCTTTGGGTTCTGTAGGCCTTTCTCCGCATGCGAGGCCGGTGGGACGTTGCCCGCGCGTGCGCGGGGCAAGAACGTTGTGGTTTCCGATGGACATCTATGTCTCCGAGATTTGGGCGCCAAAGGGGCGAA
This region of Arthrobacter sp. DNA4 genomic DNA includes:
- a CDS encoding NAD(P)-dependent alcohol dehydrogenase translates to MQITAAVARENGAPFTIEQLELDDLRHNEVRVRMVATGICHTDTLVRDGVYPTPLPAVLGHEGAGIVEAVGDSVISVAPGDHVVLAAAYCGHCKRCRNGQMAYCENLMAADFGGRRADGATSLSKDDEVISSHFFGQSSFATYANVVEESVVRVDKDIPLEHLGPLGCGINTGAGTVLNELKPESGSSLVVFGTGAVGCAAVMAAQVADCGVIVAVDIHDSRLELARELGATHVINSKTEDVAERLREITAGAGVDYVVDTTGIPALLRQAADALGVRGTVALVGAAKPGTEVAFEVGASLVKGWTFKTVVQGSSVPQVFIPRLIQLWRAGRFPFEKLVGDYSLEDINQGFEDSKSGKTIKPVIIF
- a CDS encoding TetR/AcrR family transcriptional regulator, with protein sequence MSAIARGCGMSLSGLVHYFPTKDLLLQATMERRDDVDQARIAQPGKARPRGWAYLESLVELVRLNQQQEGIVRLFTTVAAEAVDPNHPANAWLRSHHQSSAQRIRQALVEAMEDGTLGGDAPVDSIARSLIAAMDGLQIQWLSDPDYPDMAEDFEMLVSTIRHQWGLGHAQED
- a CDS encoding MFS transporter; translation: MSIGNHNVLAPRTRGQRPTGLACGERPTEPKGPLFIAALALAQLTLFIALLGPVMVSMALKVSTLTEDPTSRTSIVGSVLGIGALAAVIGNAVFGRLSDRTTSRFGRRRPWLIGGTLVMAAALLVISQATSPEVLMIGWFVAQLGANAAISPFVATLADQLPEKQYASVSATIGVMQNVGILAATWFASLFATDMLLLFMAPAAVGVVGMVIYALVLPDPVLETRLTKFTVKELVQSFWVNPIKHRDYGFAWWSRFLIFLSSFMFTSFRLPFIVDRLHLETAQAAGAVFMGVLVYTVALVPASYLAGWLSDRTGHRKLPVALATALFAVGTYVLVHVESVEQFYLVEALLGVAFGIYASVDMALVLEVLPNANSTAKDLGVFNMANAAPQSLAPFAGAWLLTVGAAATPNYGLLLGAAAAAALAGALVILPIKGVR